The genome window CGTTGGCTTGACGAGCGCATCATGGAACAGCTGCTTTATTTCCAGTGTGTCCACATCCTCGGTGATGTTGGCCAGCTCCACATAATAATCCACCAGTACGCTGCCCTCGCTGAAGCTATCGATGCGCACCTTCTTATACCATTTGTTCAGCTGCGCCGCATTGGAGTAGACTTCGTTAAGCTGTCGAAAACAATTGTATAAGAATTATGAATAATATGTACGATAACAATAATGCTAACAATTAATTGCCAAAGCTGATAAGTATTATTATGTTAAATGGAATTTGAAACGATAAAGCAGCCCGCGGTCTAAGGGGCGGCAATGAAAATTCGATTTAGACATAAGTTGAACAACTGCCGAAATAGCTCAGTTGGGAGAGCGTTAGACTGAAGATCTAAAGGTCCCCGGTTCAATCCCGGGTTTCGGCACTcgataaatttttttatttttgcaattaataaatttttgagccaaatgttatattttgtgtaataATGATTAATTTCTTgcgaaaaattaattaatgtataACATTGATAATTGCACATCTCTTGCACAAAAAACTACAATTAACTTcaatgttattaaattaaaaatgaacacgttattgttttttaatatatgtaattatgTAGGTGTAATTATCGAAATTAGTACAGGGTACTCACCTGTGCCTCTAGTTCGTGTGCAAGGTTCTTCCACTCCAACGTGTTATGATCGAGCAGTTCCGGTTTCCATGCGACGCCATCGATAATCCTAATTGTGGCCTCCAGATCGCAGTCGGCGGTGCAGTGTCCTGGCTTAGTGGGTCGTGGCGTCGTCGTGGTCgtggtggttgttgtggtggtggtgCTTGTCGTGGTGCTAGTGCTGCCAGCTGCTGTCAGCAGATCCTCAAAGTTGATTGTCTGTACATTGAGTTTGTCAATCGACAGCGGAGTCGTAGGGGGAGTAGGCCAGCCAGTAAACTCGGTGGTTGCACGAGTAGGTGGACCCTTTCGGATCACCAACGACGGTGACGAGTTGGGCACTTCAGCGCCTTCGACTGGGGTGTGTGGCGTGGTCAGACGATGAGCGCCCAAACGTTTGTGGAATCCTTTGGGGAACACGACTTTTAGACCACCGCCAGGTGCCTCTGTGGAGCTGGCAACTGGTGCGGCGCTCGTTTGTGGCTTACTCGTCGTAGAGGTTGTGCTGGTGCTGGTGGAAGCTGGGTGCACGGCTGGTTTTGACTTGTAGCCTGGTGGTAGCAGCGAAGCAAGCAGATCATCACTCTCACTTGAGCTAGACTTTTCAGTGGTATTCAATTTAAAGCCTGGCGGCAGGAAGCTGCTCAAATCATCCACCTTAACGGGTGTGATGGGGAGCTTTGGCTCCTCCTTTGGTGCCTTGTAGCCAGGTGGCAAGAAACTGCTCAGATCATCGAAGGGTACAGCCACAGGTGGCGATCTCTGTGTGGTTGAGGATGGAGTGAAGCCAGGTGGCAGGAACTTGGATATGTCATCGACAACGGCAATCGCGGGCTTGGACGTCGTCGAGCTAACCTTGTAATCCTTAGGCAACAAAGCAGCCAGACTGTCGTCGAACTTTGCATCGCTGAAGAGACTTTCTAGCGCCGATGATGCCTTCGGTGCCTTTGTTGTGGACGTCGTGCTTGTGGTTCTAGGTGGCTTGTAACCCTTGGGCAACAGTCCCGCTAAAGCGACATCTTGCACGGCAACGACTCCATTTTTGAATGACCGACTGATGGTCGAGTTTCTCGACGGTTTCTTTGGTTGTTCCTCAGCTGGCGCCTCCgttgtggttgtagttgttgtggtcgatgtggttgtcgttgtgaTTTTGCGATTCTTGTAGCTGGACTTGGGCTTGAATCCCACTGGCAATAGACCAGCTAACTCATCCATTTCGCTTTCATCAAAGTGCTGCACCTTTACCTTTGCTCCACTGCTTGTGGTGCTGGGCGAAGCTGTGGTCCGTGGCTGGAATTTGCGAATGTTTGGCACAAATCGACCAGATCCCGTGGACAGAGTTGTGGCTTGTGTGGATGCATCCATTTGATTGATGATTTGATATTTGCCCGACAGCACGCCACTCGAAAGCTCTGATTGCACGCGATCCAATTTGTCGATGATGCTCTCCGTGGAGGCGCCTTGTGCTGGCAGAGATCTCTCCGTGGTTGAGGTTGTGCTGGTGCTGGTTGAACTGGATGTCGTTGTTGGCgatgcagttgttgttgtggtgggcTCTTCACTGCTCTCGTTCTGATCGagctgtttctgctgctgcttggagTGCACCTTGCGCTCAAGTTCCGATAATGTCTGCTTTGTTTCTTCCTGTTCGATGGCCGGGAAAGGCAGGAAACGGGCACCGTTGATGCTTCGACTTGTCTGTATCGAAGCCACGACCACATAGCTCTCTGTTACATTCGGAGTAGTGTCGCTGGGCATCGGAGTTGTCTCCACAACCACAGTAGGTGTTTCGGTGTGCTCTTCCTCCTCTAGCTTGGGGGCTGGCTGACTGTCGGAGAGAGTTGTGCCCAAAGTGCTGGGCGTTACAGGCGCCGGGAAAGCTGTGGAGCCATTGACCACGCTCTTGGTGGTCACCACAGAAATGATTTCGCGTCCATCATCAAACTTGTGCTCACCACTTCGCGTAGATTCGCTTTCCGACTCGGTGGTGGCATCGCTGTGCTGCTTGTGATCATGTCCCTGCTCGCCACCTTCCTCCTCGTCCAACTCCTCACCCTCTTCGTACTCGTATTCCTCATCACCTTCTTCGCCTTCTTCGTCATCGTATTCGGATTCATCTTCCTGCTGTTGCTTGGAGGTGTTCGAGCTCTTATCCTGCTCCTTGGAAGTTTCCTGAGATTGCTGTTTCGCTGTTCCAATTGTGCTAGGAGTCTGGGTTGTGGTGCTGACAATTTCCACGGTCACATCGGTGGTCTCTGCTTCAGTGCCTATCTGATGCTCCTCTGTGGACTCGCTCTGTTTGGGTATCGACGTGGTGGCCTTCTCTTTATCATCCTCCTCTACATATTCGTATTCATGAACAGCATTTGGAAGTGTGGTCTCCTCGGTAAAGTCGTGGGATTCGGAAGACTCCGTTTGGGATTCCTCtgtgctgctggtgctgctcgATTTATAGGCATCGTCTTCATTGCTGGTCACCGTGTCCAGTGCTTCCGAGCTGTGCGTCTGGCTGTGCACTGTCTCAGTCTTGACTGCGCTAATGGGTGTGATGGTCTCCTCTTGAAGAGGCAGCTTCTCTAGACTCGACGATTCCTCATGGTCATGCTGCTCCTCTTGGGATTCCTGCTCGTACTGCTCCTCATCCTCGTCTTCCTCCTCTTCCACGCCCTCAGTAGTGCTGGTGGTGCTTGGAGTGGGTCGTGGTAACTTCAGTCGGGCATTGGCGCTGTTATAGTTAAAGGGTCGCTTGCTAACTACGCTGACGGGTTCATTAATTTCGCGACTAATGAACACAGGTCGACGGGGACTTGGCGGCTTGCGACCAAAACTGGGACGCTCCGAGGGCGCATTATTCTGTGTGCTCGAACTGATCGTTGTGGTGCTTGTTGTCTTGGCAGTTGCACGATTGCTGCCAAAGCGATTGTACCGTTTGCTGCTCACCTCTGCGCTGCTGCCCGTTGTTGTGGAAGGCGTCGATGAGGATGTGGCTGAAGCAGGCTGATAGCGACTGCGCAGGCGATATGGCGTCGCTGCTGCCTGGGGTGTGGCATCTTCCACAGCTGGTGGCGCCTGAGTGCGAGTACGCGTCGAGCTTGGCGAGAAGCCGCCATTGCCAAAGGGACGCAATGCAGCGCTGCTCGATCCCAAGCGCTTCTCATTCTGGAAAAAATAATCGGAGATATTGCatatcaaataaatgaaatagtcTAAGATCAGTTTCAGCTTTGATGAGCGAGAGGTAATTGTGGACTGTTGGATCAAGCTGAGTCAAACGCTCTTCTCAAATCACATCACCTAGAGCATCCAAAAGTATCAAAGTATCTAAAAAGTCAGGCATCAGGTATTGCTCACAATCTGTGATTAGGCGGTTCCATTGCTCATCGGGAGATTTGGGGCCACAAAGAACCTGTGAATTCGCAATACCTTCACCTTCTCTTTTAGCTGAGACGCTGCTTAACAGTAATAATGATACGACAAATGTGGGATAATTGTTGTCTGGGGGATCGCGGCTCTAGGGGAACAAATGCCGTGCTACGCATTGTTACAGTCTCAGCTGTTATTAGAGTTGCCGATTGCCAAGCAGACAGCAGCTGGGCTGCCTCATtcacagcaaagcaaaggcaacggcaacggcaaccgCTTTTGTGGTCATATGTTATCGTCGTCATGGGAAActgttacagttacagttgcaACATGGCACGctaacacacatacagaggCACACAGAAGACAGTCAGACTGACGGAAAAATCACAATCTCTGCGGTTCGTCTGTCAATTGTTTTGCGTGCGAACTCTTCTCAATCTCGTTCCCCCTCCACCCCATCACAATCCCAATCTCAGACCCATTCCCAGTCGAGTGATTCTCAAATTTGTCTAAAGCGCTTTACGTTttgtgcaaaacaaaaaaatttgcagCGTGAGGCGTCCATTATTTATGCgctcgtatttatttaatttttatgtgaaGGCAACAAACTACGACgtgtagaagaagaagaagctgtaTAGAAGACTCCTCGACTCGACTTGACTCGACTGGCAATCGTGAGCAGCTATTGAAAGCTGTTGGATTGAGTGCTGCATGATGACATTTGGGTCGTTGCAAGCGCCAAGTTGACAGCACTTGCCGAACAAAGTGTGGCAACCCCAGCCACAGTATCGATGGGACCCTTCTTGCAATGTTCgcgcgagtgcgagtgcgagtaaATGGCAGCTTCAAGTGCTGCCAGCAAGGTGTTTCGAATGGGAAATAGTTGAGTAATTACTGCACATCGAAGGATTATCATTAATTACAATACAATCTAGTGGGCGTTGGCGGCTAAATGGCGACTAATTGTCATTGTGGGCGGTCCATTGATGTGATTAAGCCAAAATTAATCATCAAAACTTTCACTGAAATTGGCAACAAATAGTGGTCATTAACTCGAAATCAAATCTAATTGGCAATTGAGTTGGCGCGACTGCAAAATACTCTGCATGTAGCACGCTTGTTATATTTCTCACTAGCACACGCATGTGTTCAGCAGTTGCGCGTGTAGCCAACGCTCGTTAGATGGCGCCAGCTGCAAGCAGTGCAGTGCACTTGCACCTTGCACTCGGGAAAGTTACTGGCAGCTTTCGATgcattgaataattttattaaatcatGGTGGAGGAAAGAAGGGAGTTTCTTTTTTAGACAATTtgattgctttgttttttagaatatttatgaaactaaaaatgaattaattgttCACATAATATTTGTGCAGAGCTTATAGAAACTCTCCTCAGTGTCTAATACgctatttcaaatttcaaaagcCACGGGTTATAACAACACACGAGATGCGTGAGCGAATAAAAGAGGAAGCCGACGAAGAGGATAGTAATGAAAGAAGCTGAGGAAAGTGTGCGACAAGACAAACATCTCAATTATGAATAGCCATCTCTCCAGCTTAGCAGCTCGACAGATCGACAGCCctcattcattatttttttttggtagaaatgtaaataaataaataggaaGCATGTATTTTGTTAAGCGTGGAGCAAAGATAAATAACTGCTCCACATTTGTTAAGGTAAACAAAACGAGGTGAAAGGTAAAAAATAGGTAAAATTCATTGATAGACTCCAAAGCGCTGTGGTTTTATGAAGTTTGTAAAGagcacaaagagagagaaacgaaGCGGGACAGAGCGAAGGTATGTGTAGATGTGGTTGGCAGCAACTGGTTCTCGGATTTAGCGGAATTTTGTTTGCCGAATTCGTAGTGAGCAAAAACACATTTGCCGTTTCATTTGGCGTCACGTAAGAGAGAGTCGAGAGCCAAAAACCAACTGATATTGGCCAAATCAGAGCATGGCCAattgttttgttaaatgttatGCAATGCCAAAATGTTGTTTGTagttcctttttttgttgcttttacttttcGACGTCCGTCACTCCCCCAGTCTGTCCCTCTATCCGTCTGTTATCGATGTGGCAGCCCCCCCTTCTTTCGATGTGGCAGCTGATGAACGAGATCTCGAGCTCAATTGGCGTTTCCTTACCGTCGTTGTTGGTTCACTGAAGTGCGCCAGAAATTGCGTCTGCTGGTGTGGCACATTGACACGCTGCGACTGCGGTTGGAAACCATTCAAACTGTTCCCTAGGCTGCCACTGCTTCCACCACCATTGCGTATCGCCTTGGAGCGTGTAAATCCATTCGATGGCGTTGCGGACGTTGCGCCACCTCCACTCACGGGCACACCAAAGGGGCGTGGCGAGATATCGTAATACTCCGACTGTCGATTCGGTTTCTGTGAGAAGAAACAGAGATGCAGAAAAGCTTCGAGTTAATTCACTTCGTTATAGGGATTAAAAGTGTGTAATCAAGTTAAGAAGATAAATGAGTgagaattaaaaatgtaaaagaaaacCTTAGCTGAGAGGCGTCTAAGTCATAAAAGATACATGACAGCGTTTAACGAATACAAAGCCTAAGCTGACAACAgagcgagtgagtgagaaTTAACGatgtaatatttaattgaaattaaataactaaatattaattgaaaagcaGCTAAGTATTAAGTTAAAAGTACTTAAATTTGCTCAGTAGCAAGCAGTGCAGTTGCTAGGAAATGTCAAGTAGTGCGCTGGCGCACATTAGAGGCAGCCTTTGGGTGGAATGGATGGATGATTAAAGCAGTTGATAAGCTGACAGCAAGCAGTGTCTTAGCTGCGTGTGAAATACCAAAGGGGGAAGCAACTCTTACATGCCAAACACAGTCCCAAATTGCAACATTTGTATGCGTATAAGTTGACATCGAACCGCTTAAAGATCATTGTGAAGTGCATGCATGGGGGTAATGGGAGCACTCATGTGTTCACCTGACTACCTCACTCACTCACTGTCCCTACTCAGACAgtagacagcagacagcagataACGAGGGGACCTTCGTTAAGTCCACGTGTTGAGGGCAATGCCAAAGCGCTTTAAGATTCCAGCCAAAGAAACTCTAAAGTTGATTGCATATGGattgaattgaaatcgaaattgaaagcagcgcaacaacaagaaatcaAACAATGGAAATCTATCAAAAGTGTTTGATTGAAGTGTATCAAGGTCGAAATTCGACTGGCCGCTAATTACAGAAATCGCtgtcagttgccagttgccagtttcgCCTCAAATGTTGAGTACTCGATGTTGTTATTATgcattattattgctgttgttgctttggtaTTTCTCTGTTTATTTCtcagtttatttattgccTTTTTTTGAAAGTGCTTCTAATGTTGGGTGCCTGTCTTCGACTGAGCGAGAGAGGGGGAGTTTCTAGGGGAAGGGGGCGTTATAGGAATGCAGTTGGTTGTGCTGCTGTTTTGCTCTGGTTAACAAATTGCATACAAAACGCAAGTTTTGTTGCTAAAAGGCGCATTTCAATTGCACTCGAAGTTTTCCGCTTCTTGACGTCGCTGTTTACGCATCACAGAATACTCCACACCCACACCCCCTACCCCCAAGAGCACCCCTCCACTTAACAGCATAACAATTTGTTGAGAGATCTTCTGCATTTCTCTGGCAATTAGAGAGAAATGAGAGAGTTGATAGCTTTAGCTTAAGTCTTAGTCTGATTAAGCTGTACTCTGTAATTGGCTGGCAAACAATGCCAAACAGTTTTTACTCGTTAATATAAGTTATCAAGTGAATTCCCAGCAATTTCACTGTCAACTCATAGTTCGAGTGGGTGCAACACTCGCTTCAATGATGAGCATACTCATGAATGCAGTGAGCAGTAGGCTGGCAAATGGGCAGTAGAAAGTGCTGGTCAGCAAATTAAAGAGCTCTTAAGTCGTTTGTCAATATGGAAGCATAACAAAACTATGAAAAAGCTGCTCACGTACTAAACGATGAGTTTTCGACTTTCgtcagagacagagactgaaACAGAGACACACAATGTCGCATTGACTTTCACTCTAAGAAAAGGCCATCAAAATATAATCACTTTTCCATAATCGCTGCCAGTGAGAATTGCCCTCCGAAATgctgaaaagcaaacaatcaAATTTGATGGCCATTTAAGTTACACCTGTCCAATTAACCGATGTTTCCATAAACAATCATAGCTCAGTTGCACGtttcttatttattgcaataaatacttggaaattaaaatattgctaCTTTctgcaaaagaaatatatttattcggAGCGTCTAACCAACTAGAAACTATTTTTTcctatataatataattgatttattggTATACCCTTGCCATTATCTTGAAGGGTATTATCTTGTGGGTACAGAAAATATGAGTAATAGGAAGGAGACATCCCCgaacacataaaatatatatattattgatcaatCCCATTTGAACACTTTGGTCTCGGATATCATAATTTATTGACTGCTCACTTTCGTCCCCGCAAAtcgcactgttttacttttattgaaaattaatagtAAAAATTAATAGAGTCGCTCTCattaattctaaaatatacctaaggtatatttatatggtaaaatataccattttaaGATAGTgtaaaaataccaaatcaTACCAAAggatttatacaaaatatatcttatataGAACTAAATtggaaatataccatagagtaccaaacataccagattccaagccaaagtaactaagaccctaTTGTAGTAGGCGTTtattgccatacaaaagtatttcttaaataacttcatttaaatttttagtaaTCAGCTAGCTTCAACATTAACCATTTTACTCGATTTGCTGGGTCAGCAGTGAGCGTGgtaaaaattagaaataaacttaatttgtGTTCAAAAATTAATGTCGCGAAATTATATCTctttatcaaaataatatctCTATCCCATTTAGTATCTGTGATCTAGGTATTCATaaggacggacagacagacagacggaacGGAGGAAATGGCTATAAATTCTCGgttttcaaaaaattatatgctgtatggggtcggagatgactgCCCCTGTGTGTTAAATACATTCTCTGCGagcacaaaattataacactctataggtagcgggtataggAATAATTacttcaaaattataattccgAAAATATTCGAATTTGCGAGATGTGTAATTGGTAAGATTCAACTTGtctttacaaatataattggACGATTTTCTGTTGAGAAACTTTCAACACATATATGTTATTATCTActgcaattttaatatagaTATTTTGCAAACAATTCCGAAATCAGATAAATAGCCGCTGACTTCGAAGCcctatttgaaaatgaatctATTTGTACACTTTTAGCAATCTACTAcaattgatttattgatttattatccTCCAGAAGTGCGCACAACAATCTACAATCTacttcttttaatttttaagctttATCGatctttgatttatttgctgaTAATTAAGTATTTGCAACAAGAGTACTCTCGATTATTTCGCTTGGCTGCATGAACAAAGCAATTCCATTAGGCAAATCAGCGTCCAGCGGCCACAATGTAAATGAAGCCGCAGCTAAGCCAGCTTTGGTCCAATCAAAAGGTGCTCAAAGTGCAATAAAGTCTGCAGTCGAGTTGGACAACAAAGGTGGCTAAAGAGAAGACTAGACGTGGACCAAGACCTCACGCTGTGCGCTGACAAACTGCAGGCCACTGCTTCGACCCCCCCTCTCTTCATCTTTGTCTTCATTTTCATCTCTGTTGCCTCCTCCGCATTTGGAGGAGACTCTGACATGTTATTTCAATTAGGGCCAAACTGGGAGCCGCAGCTCTAAGTGCGTGCTCATGATCGCAACGAGCTAGTAAATAATATgattaaacactttttttcTCTGGCTTTTCAATTAGCTACACGTTTCTCGAATGCACTCAAAAACGGGAGAGGGACGGGGGGCAAGGCACaagaaatgtaaatgaaattgttgaTTCGTTGATTTGTTGAAATGCAGAAGGcacttttggcttttgtctgccgcctttgttgttggcttGACCAAAGTGAAAGTAAAGTGGAAAAAAAATGCGAGTAGTGAGTGCTATGAATACACCCACCCGATACCCATTTCATTCATTCCCAGTCTAGTGGAGTAATTCGCTTTGCGTGAAACATTTGCTGCTGACCAACtgcgactccgactccgactccaactcctAGGAAGCCGTCAGTTGCCAGTCGTCTGATGGACTGCCGCATGTTGCACGTAGCACAgagcacacagcacacaacacgCATCACGCAGCGAGTGATGGGAGGGGTTAGTCGTGAATATCTGCATCTGCTTCCCGTTACGCTCTGTAACACTTTTCGTGAGCGCGATTGAAACTGTGTTTCCTATTAATTATCGACGTGCCACAGACCCATTTATTGGGCAACACATCGAGCAGGAAGCGCAAAGGAAAATATGTAATTGATAGAGATGGAAAAACTACGCGTAGAATCACTGCGTGAAATGCGATCGTGTCACGCGGCCATCGCTATGATTGCTGGCAGTTCACATTCTGCTTTGGCCAGTTTTGCAACTTGGCTTAATCAAATTTCatatgtggcatgtggcaacttgttatttatgaatttgatttgatttgatttcgttttcgtttttgaacACGGAATGGGGCTAAGATTGAGTCGAAGACTAAAGCCGCAAACTCAGACAGACAGGCAACAAGTTACTTAATTGCCTGGAGCCACGAGttgtgttgcatgcaactcAGCTGCCACCCCAGCCCACTATCCAAAAATTGCCAACATGGAAGTAACCACAACTTGTATGTAAATTGCAATGCTGTAAATGGAGTTAATTGAGTGCCTGGCTAAACTTACCGTAAACTGTGAACTGGCCCCAAATGGTGATCCATATGGTGAGTTGCTAGCAATGGGAGTTTGCTTATTGCCACCCCCGCCATTCTCGTTGGCTATGAAGAGGAGCTGCTCCTGGTAGGAGCCGGGCGAGGGCGCGGGGGAGAAgccgctgttgccgctgcGATAGCCATTGAGCGTttgctgcgactgctgctgttggcgcgGAAATGTGCCAGCCGATGGCACAAATCGATTTTGTGAAGGAAAATAATAGCCAGACGCATctgaaagcacaaaaaaaagaaggtcAACCATTAGTTAAGGGTAAACCATCAGC of Drosophila nasuta strain 15112-1781.00 chromosome 3, ASM2355853v1, whole genome shotgun sequence contains these proteins:
- the LOC132790072 gene encoding mucin-5AC, which encodes MLVNSKRTSLQASTPTPTQPQTPLRMIMWSLGVFIICCVSISNAQDASGYYFPSQNRFVPSAGTFPRQQQQSQQTLNGYRSGNSGFSPAPSPGSYQEQLLFIANENGGGGNKQTPIASNSPYGSPFGASSQFTKPNRQSEYYDISPRPFGVPVSGGGATSATPSNGFTRSKAIRNGGGSSGSLGNSLNGFQPQSQRVNVPHQQTQFLAHFSEPTTTNEKRLGSSSAALRPFGNGGFSPSSTRTRTQAPPAVEDATPQAAATPYRLRSRYQPASATSSSTPSTTTGSSAEVSSKRYNRFGSNRATAKTTSTTTISSSTQNNAPSERPSFGRKPPSPRRPVFISREINEPVSVVSKRPFNYNSANARLKLPRPTPSTTSTTEGVEEEEDEDEEQYEQESQEEQHDHEESSSLEKLPLQEETITPISAVKTETVHSQTHSSEALDTVTSNEDDAYKSSSTSSTEESQTESSESHDFTEETTLPNAVHEYEYVEEDDKEKATTSIPKQSESTEEHQIGTEAETTDVTVEIVSTTTQTPSTIGTAKQQSQETSKEQDKSSNTSKQQQEDESEYDDEEGEEGDEEYEYEEGEELDEEEGGEQGHDHKQHSDATTESESESTRSGEHKFDDGREIISVVTTKSVVNGSTAFPAPVTPSTLGTTLSDSQPAPKLEEEEHTETPTVVVETTPMPSDTTPNVTESYVVVASIQTSRSINGARFLPFPAIEQEETKQTLSELERKVHSKQQQKQLDQNESSEEPTTTTTASPTTTSSSTSTSTTSTTERSLPAQGASTESIIDKLDRVQSELSSGVLSGKYQIINQMDASTQATTLSTGSGRFVPNIRKFQPRTTASPSTTSSGAKVKVQHFDESEMDELAGLLPVGFKPKSSYKNRKITTTTTSTTTTTTTTEAPAEEQPKKPSRNSTISRSFKNGVVAVQDVALAGLLPKGYKPPRTTSTTSTTKAPKASSALESLFSDAKFDDSLAALLPKDYKVSSTTSKPAIAVVDDISKFLPPGFTPSSTTQRSPPVAVPFDDLSSFLPPGYKAPKEEPKLPITPVKVDDLSSFLPPGFKLNTTEKSSSSESDDLLASLLPPGYKSKPAVHPASTSTSTTSTTSKPQTSAAPVASSTEAPGGGLKVVFPKGFHKRLGAHRLTTPHTPVEGAEVPNSSPSLVIRKGPPTRATTEFTGWPTPPTTPLSIDKLNVQTINFEDLLTAAGSTSTTTSTTTTTTTTTTTTPRPTKPGHCTADCDLEATIRIIDGVAWKPELLDHNTLEWKNLAHELEAQLNEVYSNAAQLNKWYKKVRIDSFSEGSVLVDYYVELANITEDVDTLEIKQLFHDALVKPTAPMVPDKDAQENETDSVSSPQEEQLVKASYQMGKFTIDPVATEFSVIAKNLHTNVENAEDDLPIPQWAIVVIVIGVGSLVFVVIFGVTVLLNRQKRAKKTPIPLTNDMLNELKVNHMGGADNYGVDDFYNIDDPWNDTKQPIKPKRFTNSMHGSNSSNIYDSWRSTRHPHNSGDYFYDQQPAYSQKGDSLKRPHHGGGGHHHHQQHSHQQPYAGHQQQQGYGHGHQYPDAFADAHQMYSYNNHPSRTRYARDYDPDF